In one Luteitalea sp. genomic region, the following are encoded:
- a CDS encoding DDE transposase yields the protein MFVEQLDWLATNPRYTLRFALHVGLLCRDMPNTAVAAIEHLHHST from the coding sequence GTGTTCGTAGAGCAGCTCGACTGGCTGGCCACGAATCCGCGCTATACGCTGCGCTTCGCCCTTCACGTCGGTCTCCTCTGTCGCGACATGCCCAACACGGCGGTCGCCGCGATCGAGCATCTGCACCACAGCACGG